Proteins found in one Roseinatronobacter sp. S2 genomic segment:
- a CDS encoding U32 family peptidase, translating into MDLTIGPNPFFWSAESVRSFYTGLADAPVARVVLGELVCSKRLPFWQDEIPQAVELLQAAGKQVALTSLALITLKRERKLTADLLGMGVPVEVNDLSALHHIPEGVPFWVGPLVNVYNEGTLRWLARRGAERICLPPELPMSAIAVLAQVAHAEGVALEVWGHGRLPLAISGRCYHARLHERAKDSCQFVCEQDPDGRDVDTLEGQRFLTVNGVQTLSQSYACMAEHVAQYRDMGVSALRLQPQSVGFDAICHDYAQLLASELSAATLIDTLSAAHPGMQFCDGYGRDGAGANWRHSISSA; encoded by the coding sequence ATGGACCTGACAATTGGCCCGAATCCGTTTTTCTGGAGCGCCGAGTCGGTGCGCAGTTTCTATACCGGGCTAGCCGATGCGCCTGTCGCGCGCGTGGTGTTGGGTGAGCTGGTCTGCTCGAAACGCCTGCCGTTCTGGCAGGATGAAATCCCGCAAGCCGTGGAGCTGTTGCAGGCGGCCGGCAAGCAGGTCGCACTGACCTCGCTTGCGCTGATCACGCTCAAACGCGAACGCAAGCTGACAGCGGATCTGTTGGGGATGGGCGTGCCGGTCGAGGTCAATGACCTGAGCGCGCTGCATCATATCCCGGAAGGTGTGCCCTTCTGGGTGGGGCCGCTGGTCAATGTCTACAATGAAGGCACATTGCGCTGGCTGGCCCGGCGCGGGGCCGAGCGCATTTGCTTGCCGCCGGAATTGCCGATGTCCGCCATTGCTGTGCTGGCGCAGGTCGCGCATGCCGAAGGCGTCGCGCTGGAAGTCTGGGGGCACGGGCGTTTGCCGCTGGCCATTTCCGGGCGGTGCTACCATGCGCGGCTGCATGAACGGGCCAAGGATTCCTGCCAGTTTGTGTGCGAGCAAGACCCGGATGGGCGCGATGTGGACACATTGGAAGGCCAGCGATTTCTGACAGTCAACGGCGTGCAGACCCTCAGCCAATCCTATGCCTGCATGGCGGAACATGTCGCACAGTATCGGGACATGGGCGTATCGGCGCTGCGGTTGCAGCCGCAATCTGTGGGGTTCGACGCAATCTGCCACGATTATGCGCAGCTTCTGGCCAGTGAATTGTCTGCAGCGACCCTGATCGACACATTGAGCGCCGCCCATCCCGGCATGCAGTTCTGCGACGGATACGGGCGCGATGGCGCGGGGGCAAATTGGCGTCACAGCATCTCGTCCGCCTGA
- a CDS encoding peptidase U32 family protein — protein sequence MELVCPAGTPAALRAAVDAGAHCIYCGFADETNARNFPGLNFSRAELAAAVGYAHARGAKVLVAINTFPTAGRESLWHSAVGDAERAGADAVILADLGLLAYAAERHPDLRRHLSVQAAAANPDAINLYASAFDVRRVVLPRVLSVEEIAAINREIDVETEVFVFGGLCVMAEGRCSLSSYATGRSPNMNGVCSPPEHVDYATDGTDSVARLGGFTIHRTPKGAAAPYPTLCKGCFTSGDKTGHVFEDAVSLDASTLVPKLAQAGVTALKIEGRQRSRAYVAQIVRAFRAVTDAMEAGRTPPALALARLSEGQAATTGAYAKTWR from the coding sequence ATGGAACTGGTCTGCCCTGCTGGAACACCCGCCGCCTTGCGCGCTGCCGTCGATGCGGGCGCGCATTGCATCTATTGCGGTTTCGCCGATGAAACCAATGCGCGCAACTTCCCCGGCCTGAATTTCTCGCGCGCGGAACTGGCCGCGGCTGTGGGCTACGCGCATGCGCGCGGCGCAAAAGTGCTGGTGGCGATCAACACCTTCCCGACTGCGGGGCGCGAGTCGCTGTGGCATTCGGCCGTGGGCGATGCAGAACGCGCGGGCGCGGATGCGGTCATTCTGGCCGACTTGGGTTTGCTGGCTTACGCCGCCGAACGTCACCCTGACCTGCGCCGTCATCTGTCCGTGCAGGCCGCTGCCGCCAATCCCGATGCGATCAATCTCTACGCCTCTGCTTTTGATGTGCGCCGCGTGGTTCTGCCGCGTGTGCTGAGTGTCGAGGAAATCGCGGCGATCAACCGCGAGATCGATGTGGAAACGGAAGTGTTCGTGTTCGGGGGCCTATGCGTCATGGCTGAAGGGCGCTGTTCGTTGTCGTCCTACGCCACGGGCCGTTCGCCCAATATGAACGGGGTCTGCTCGCCGCCCGAACATGTCGATTACGCGACGGATGGCACAGACAGCGTGGCGCGGCTGGGCGGATTTACCATCCACCGCACGCCCAAGGGGGCTGCCGCGCCCTATCCGACACTCTGCAAAGGCTGTTTCACTTCGGGCGACAAGACTGGCCATGTGTTCGAAGATGCGGTCAGCCTTGATGCCTCGACCCTTGTGCCGAAACTGGCTCAGGCCGGGGTGACAGCGCTGAAGATCGAAGGGCGGCAGCGCTCGCGCGCCTATGTGGCGCAGATCGTGCGGGCCTTCCGTGCCGTGACGGATGCGATGGAAGCGGGCCGCACCCCGCCTGCACTGGCGCTTGCGCGACTGTCCGAAGGGCAGGCCGCCACGACGGGCGCTTATGCCAAGACCTGGAGGTGA
- a CDS encoding SCP2 domain-containing protein — MRNEHQSIQIPALLTAPMHVLPLWPVSMALSQLARNLLRTHPQILTRIDKYQTYKFALDITDLPFILHLDPAQAELRAFRRSAARDADARIAGTLAAFLAMLHGVEDGDSLYFSGALQIEGDTSAVLALRNALDDAELDLSCEIARALPLLAPPLRLALAPLERLTGLHLRRAPQEVY; from the coding sequence ATGCGCAACGAACATCAGAGCATCCAAATACCCGCTTTATTGACAGCACCAATGCATGTTTTGCCGCTCTGGCCTGTCTCGATGGCGCTGAGTCAGCTTGCCCGTAACTTATTGCGCACCCATCCACAGATCTTGACACGTATTGATAAATATCAAACATACAAATTCGCCTTGGATATCACCGACCTGCCCTTCATCCTGCACCTTGATCCCGCGCAGGCAGAATTGCGCGCCTTCCGCCGTTCTGCGGCGCGTGACGCGGATGCGCGCATTGCAGGCACTCTGGCCGCGTTTCTGGCCATGCTGCATGGGGTCGAGGATGGGGACTCGCTCTATTTCTCAGGGGCGCTGCAGATCGAGGGTGACACCTCTGCCGTTCTGGCGCTGCGCAATGCGCTGGATGATGCGGAACTGGATCTGAGCTGCGAGATCGCACGCGCGCTGCCGCTGCTCGCCCCACCGCTGCGGTTGGCCCTTGCGCCGCTGGAGCGGCTGACTGGCCTGCATCTGCGCCGCGCCCCACAGGAGGTCTATTGA
- a CDS encoding UbiD family decarboxylase yields MRQLPPFPDLRAYLAWLDGRDDMLAVPEPVDLRHEMTAVQLAALRTGGPALRFDHAHEGGRRASMPVIANLFGTRARVAAGLGMTLADLPQLGAFLAALRSPAPVDGMRDALSRWPMLRAALSARPQTIRRAPVQQAQDIADLTQVPVQTPWPLDAGPLITWPVVITRPHGTTPDQIARYNLGVYRAQVLGPDRLILRWLAHRGGAAHARTWAQARDPMPVAIALGADPATLLSAALPLPETVSELGFSGILRGTRTELVAAKTVPLMVPAQAEIMLEGWIHPEDTAPEGPFGDHTGYYNSVERFPVMRISAITHRRHPLYLSTVTGRPPDEPSVIGEVFNDLALPVIRAQIPEIRDLWLPPAGCSYRIAVVQIDKRYPGQARRVMMALWGMLPQFSYTKLVIVIDTDIDPRNWDDIAWALSTRMDPGRDLMVLERTPMDYLDFASPLEGLAGKLGVDATTKIGAETTRDWGQVMALDPAHEARAAEFVARHISKARP; encoded by the coding sequence ATGCGTCAACTTCCGCCCTTCCCCGATCTGCGCGCCTATCTCGCCTGGCTGGACGGGCGCGACGATATGCTTGCCGTTCCCGAACCTGTCGATCTGCGCCATGAAATGACCGCCGTGCAACTGGCAGCCTTGCGCACGGGCGGCCCGGCCCTGCGGTTTGATCACGCCCATGAGGGTGGCAGGCGCGCGTCGATGCCAGTCATCGCCAATCTTTTCGGCACCCGCGCGCGGGTCGCGGCGGGTCTGGGCATGACGCTGGCCGACCTGCCGCAACTGGGTGCTTTCCTTGCCGCCCTGCGCAGCCCTGCCCCTGTGGATGGCATGCGCGATGCGCTGTCGCGCTGGCCGATGCTGCGCGCCGCACTGAGCGCGCGGCCGCAAACCATCCGCCGCGCACCTGTACAACAGGCGCAGGATATTGCCGATCTGACACAGGTTCCCGTGCAAACCCCCTGGCCGCTGGATGCAGGCCCGCTGATCACATGGCCAGTGGTCATAACCCGCCCGCATGGGACAACGCCCGACCAGATCGCGCGCTACAATCTGGGCGTTTACCGCGCACAGGTGCTGGGGCCGGATCGGTTGATCCTGCGCTGGCTGGCGCATCGGGGCGGCGCAGCCCATGCCCGCACATGGGCGCAGGCACGCGACCCCATGCCCGTGGCCATTGCGCTGGGGGCTGATCCGGCAACCCTGTTGTCTGCCGCCCTGCCCTTGCCCGAAACGGTGTCGGAACTGGGTTTTTCAGGTATACTGCGTGGCACACGCACTGAACTCGTCGCGGCGAAAACCGTGCCGCTGATGGTGCCTGCGCAGGCCGAGATCATGCTGGAGGGCTGGATTCATCCAGAAGACACCGCCCCCGAAGGCCCGTTCGGCGACCATACCGGCTATTACAATTCCGTCGAGCGCTTCCCGGTGATGCGCATTTCGGCCATCACGCATCGGCGCCACCCGCTTTACCTGTCCACAGTGACAGGACGCCCACCTGATGAGCCGTCAGTGATCGGCGAGGTGTTCAACGATCTGGCGCTGCCCGTGATCCGCGCACAGATCCCTGAAATCCGCGATCTGTGGTTACCGCCCGCAGGCTGTTCCTATCGCATCGCCGTGGTGCAGATCGACAAGCGCTATCCCGGTCAGGCACGGCGCGTGATGATGGCGCTTTGGGGGATGCTGCCGCAATTCAGCTACACGAAGCTGGTGATCGTCATCGATACCGATATCGACCCGCGCAACTGGGATGACATTGCCTGGGCGCTGTCCACCCGGATGGACCCCGGCCGCGATCTGATGGTGCTGGAGCGTACACCGATGGATTATCTCGATTTCGCCTCCCCGCTTGAAGGGCTGGCAGGCAAGCTGGGCGTGGATGCGACGACCAAGATCGGCGCGGAGACCACCCGCGACTGGGGGCAGGTCATGGCGCTGGACCCCGCGCATGAAGCCCGCGCGGCTGAATTTGTCGCGCGCCATATCAGCAAGGCCCGCCCATGA
- a CDS encoding UbiX family flavin prenyltransferase: MSPRVILGVSGASGAALALDSARHLAQMGVVIDLVTTRMARHTCDLELGPEATAELEGLADVIHDGQNMGATIASGSYPVAGMIVAPCSMRSLAAIASGLDDTLLTRAAGVQLKERRPLVLLAREAPLTLAHLRNMTRVTEMGGIILPPVPAFYLKPESVQDITAQIAARAVDLLRLGAVQAAAWQG; the protein is encoded by the coding sequence ATGAGTCCGCGTGTGATCCTTGGCGTCTCTGGCGCATCCGGCGCGGCGCTGGCGCTCGATTCAGCACGCCATCTGGCGCAGATGGGGGTTGTAATCGATCTGGTCACGACGCGCATGGCGCGGCACACCTGCGATCTGGAACTGGGGCCAGAGGCAACCGCAGAGTTGGAGGGGTTGGCCGATGTGATCCATGACGGTCAGAACATGGGCGCGACGATTGCCTCTGGCAGCTATCCGGTCGCAGGCATGATCGTCGCACCCTGTTCGATGCGTAGCCTTGCCGCCATTGCAAGCGGGCTTGACGACACGCTGCTGACCCGCGCGGCAGGGGTGCAACTGAAGGAACGCCGCCCACTGGTGCTGCTTGCGCGAGAGGCCCCGCTGACGCTCGCGCATCTGCGCAACATGACCCGTGTGACCGAAATGGGCGGCATCATCCTGCCGCCAGTACCTGCTTTCTATCTCAAACCCGAAAGTGTGCAGGACATAACCGCTCAGATCGCTGCGCGGGCTGTCGATCTGCTGCGACTTGGGGCCGTTCAGGCCGCAGCATGGCAGGGTTGA
- the glp gene encoding gephyrin-like molybdotransferase Glp produces the protein MTIYQTFHRPDPAACGCDAALGLVPVDQAIARGLVLVAQVPQIETLPLHAATGRALAHDIPAPVPFPLFDNAAMDGYACRLADLDGQGPWVLPLAGRIRAGDAPGVLPPSSAMRILTGAPLPQGADVVIAQEDLRRVGEAVAISNRPRAGQHIRRAGDDLAAGMPLLSAGRIIGAREAAALAGAGLAQVDVRCRVRVAILCSGSELVAPGNALEPGQIWDANHAMLSAALDRAWFERIALPACADDPETLREAVSNAMAQADIVITTGGVSVGDEDHMAAVIKDLGGQVEVMKLAMKPGKPLSIGQVGHALWLGLPGNPVAAFVTWHIVGQVLAGRMAGLAMPGPTKTLAALGAAIRHKPGRCEYRPARILGHSGRGVLQVACLDGAGSHRIAQLAEADALVMIPAEAEDMARGALVEILPL, from the coding sequence ATGACTATTTATCAGACCTTTCACCGCCCCGACCCGGCCGCCTGTGGGTGTGATGCTGCACTGGGACTGGTCCCGGTCGATCAGGCCATTGCGCGCGGGCTGGTGCTGGTCGCGCAGGTGCCACAGATCGAAACACTGCCGCTTCATGCTGCAACGGGCCGGGCTCTGGCGCATGATATTCCTGCGCCGGTTCCGTTTCCGCTCTTCGACAATGCTGCGATGGATGGCTATGCATGCAGGCTGGCTGATCTGGATGGGCAGGGGCCGTGGGTCTTGCCACTCGCAGGGCGTATCCGTGCAGGCGATGCGCCGGGGGTCTTGCCGCCATCTTCTGCCATGCGCATCCTGACAGGTGCGCCGCTGCCGCAAGGGGCGGATGTGGTCATCGCCCAAGAGGACTTGCGCCGCGTGGGCGAGGCGGTCGCCATTTCCAACAGGCCCCGTGCTGGGCAGCATATCCGCCGCGCGGGCGATGATCTCGCCGCCGGAATGCCCTTGCTGTCGGCGGGCCGCATCATCGGTGCGCGCGAAGCCGCCGCGCTGGCGGGGGCCGGTCTGGCGCAGGTGGATGTCAGATGCCGGGTTCGGGTTGCGATCCTGTGTTCTGGCAGTGAACTTGTGGCACCGGGTAACGCGCTTGAACCCGGCCAGATATGGGACGCCAATCATGCCATGCTGAGCGCCGCCCTTGACCGCGCATGGTTCGAGCGCATTGCGCTGCCCGCATGTGCCGATGATCCTGAAACATTGCGCGAAGCCGTGTCCAATGCCATGGCGCAGGCCGATATCGTGATCACGACGGGCGGTGTGTCTGTGGGCGATGAGGATCACATGGCCGCTGTGATCAAGGATCTGGGCGGGCAGGTCGAGGTGATGAAGCTTGCCATGAAGCCGGGCAAGCCACTCTCGATCGGGCAGGTCGGGCACGCGCTCTGGCTGGGATTGCCGGGTAATCCGGTGGCCGCCTTTGTGACATGGCATATTGTCGGGCAGGTTCTGGCTGGGCGCATGGCAGGGCTTGCGATGCCCGGCCCCACAAAGACGCTGGCTGCACTTGGCGCGGCGATCCGGCACAAGCCGGGGCGCTGCGAATACCGGCCTGCGCGCATTCTGGGCCATTCCGGGCGCGGTGTTTTGCAGGTGGCGTGCCTTGACGGGGCAGGGTCACACCGCATTGCGCAACTGGCCGAGGCGGATGCTCTGGTCATGATCCCGGCAGAGGCTGAAGATATGGCGCGCGGTGCTCTGGTCGAGATCTTGCCGCTGTGA
- a CDS encoding hemerythrin domain-containing protein, with protein MSGVKIRYESHLDRDTGTIRGARAARPRLSASECPIEAIYEEHFNQRQLCADMELLAAATQPRAELARRILVNLCRDLPMHFDDEEKALFPRLRARALPEDELDKTLNRLAREHEIAEAAFALLVPALACMADGALPAPEDRDALCRLAASERRHLIVENAILLPLARLRLTEQDKSALMAEICERRAQPPLMDSACARALARIDTASLGVQQ; from the coding sequence ATGTCCGGCGTGAAAATAAGGTACGAGAGCCATCTTGACCGCGATACCGGCACAATACGGGGTGCGCGCGCCGCACGCCCGCGGCTTAGCGCCTCCGAATGTCCGATCGAGGCCATATATGAGGAGCATTTCAATCAGCGCCAGCTTTGCGCTGATATGGAATTGCTCGCAGCGGCAACTCAGCCCAGAGCGGAATTGGCGCGGCGGATTCTGGTCAATCTTTGCCGCGATCTGCCCATGCATTTCGACGATGAGGAAAAAGCTCTGTTCCCGCGCCTGCGTGCGCGCGCGCTGCCCGAAGATGAGTTGGATAAAACGCTGAACCGGCTGGCGCGCGAACATGAAATCGCAGAAGCCGCTTTTGCCCTTCTGGTGCCTGCGCTGGCCTGCATGGCCGATGGCGCTTTGCCCGCGCCTGAGGATCGCGACGCGCTGTGCAGGCTCGCCGCATCCGAGCGCCGCCATCTGATCGTAGAAAATGCCATCCTGCTGCCGCTGGCGCGCTTGCGGCTGACTGAACAGGACAAATCCGCGCTCATGGCCGAGATCTGCGAGAGACGCGCGCAACCGCCGCTTATGGACAGCGCCTGCGCGCGTGCCTTGGCGCGGATTGACACTGCGAGCCTTGGAGTTCAGCAATGA
- a CDS encoding peptidylprolyl isomerase, which translates to MKPLLPPVFVNGIEISAERIAAEAQNHPAPKEKPGLAWKAAARALAIRELMLQEARARGLSPDPVEIAPGQVETEDEALIRQLAEVAIMPAAADEADLRRLYDAHPDRFRAPSLYEAAHILFPRQDDMAALHAHAKAVLAELRANPRRFGELARTHSACSSKDNGGLLGQLGQGDTVPEFEAALEALEEGQISDPVETRFGLHLIRLDARARGEVLPFETVLPRLHDAHAKAAWARAAARFTAGLVAQAQIEGVALQAA; encoded by the coding sequence ATGAAACCGCTTCTGCCGCCTGTTTTTGTCAACGGCATTGAAATCTCGGCCGAACGCATTGCGGCCGAGGCCCAGAACCACCCAGCCCCGAAAGAGAAGCCGGGGCTGGCCTGGAAAGCTGCCGCGCGCGCGCTCGCCATCCGCGAATTGATGCTGCAAGAGGCCCGCGCGCGTGGCCTGTCCCCTGATCCGGTGGAAATTGCACCGGGTCAGGTTGAGACCGAGGACGAAGCGCTGATCCGACAGCTTGCAGAGGTGGCAATCATGCCCGCCGCAGCGGATGAAGCCGATTTGCGTCGCCTCTATGACGCGCATCCCGACCGGTTCCGTGCGCCCTCGCTCTATGAGGCAGCGCATATCCTCTTCCCGCGCCAGGACGATATGGCCGCCTTGCACGCCCATGCAAAAGCCGTGTTGGCGGAACTGCGCGCCAACCCACGCCGCTTTGGTGAACTGGCGCGCACCCATTCGGCCTGTTCGTCCAAGGATAATGGCGGGCTGCTTGGCCAGTTGGGGCAGGGCGACACGGTGCCGGAATTCGAAGCCGCGCTGGAGGCACTGGAGGAAGGCCAGATTAGTGACCCGGTGGAAACCCGCTTTGGGCTGCATCTGATCCGGCTTGATGCGCGCGCGCGCGGCGAGGTCCTGCCATTCGAGACAGTGTTGCCACGGCTGCACGATGCTCATGCCAAGGCGGCATGGGCGCGGGCGGCTGCCAGATTCACAGCGGGTCTTGTCGCGCAAGCGCAGATCGAGGGCGTTGCGCTGCAAGCCGCCTGA
- the narI gene encoding respiratory nitrate reductase subunit gamma: MFGNFSLDYLIFGILPYAVLAIALIGTIARYERDPFTWKSSSSQLLRRKQLVWGSVLFHVGIIVLFFGHLIGLFTPIWLLDALGISYGLKQWMAVIIGGIAGAAAFVGCTMLLHRRLSDPRIRNNSSFADIGILAILWLQIVVGMGTIILTLGHMDGSKMIQFMTWSQSVMGLQINAWQEVVNVHWLYKFHIFLGMVIVALFPFTRLVHMLSVPIRFLWRPGYQIVRSREGAKPARTGLKPFARDKRAMKAAGMAPKPKAPTPAE, from the coding sequence ATGTTTGGAAACTTTAGCCTAGACTATCTTATCTTCGGCATCCTGCCCTATGCGGTGCTGGCCATAGCCCTGATCGGGACCATCGCGCGCTACGAGCGGGACCCCTTCACGTGGAAATCATCTTCCAGCCAACTTCTGCGGCGCAAGCAACTGGTTTGGGGGTCCGTGCTGTTCCATGTGGGCATCATCGTGCTGTTCTTCGGCCACCTGATCGGTCTGTTCACCCCGATCTGGCTGCTGGACGCTTTGGGCATCAGCTACGGGCTGAAACAATGGATGGCTGTCATCATCGGCGGCATCGCGGGGGCTGCGGCCTTTGTGGGCTGCACCATGCTGTTGCATCGCCGCTTAAGTGATCCGCGCATCCGCAATAATTCCAGCTTCGCCGATATCGGCATTCTGGCGATCCTGTGGCTACAAATCGTGGTTGGCATGGGCACGATCATCCTGACGCTGGGCCATATGGACGGGTCCAAGATGATCCAGTTCATGACCTGGTCGCAATCGGTCATGGGGCTGCAGATCAATGCCTGGCAGGAAGTCGTCAATGTGCATTGGCTCTACAAGTTCCACATCTTCCTTGGCATGGTGATTGTGGCGCTATTCCCCTTCACCCGTCTGGTGCACATGTTGTCGGTTCCGATCCGCTTTCTGTGGCGGCCCGGCTATCAGATCGTACGCTCGCGTGAGGGCGCAAAGCCAGCGCGGACGGGTCTGAAGCCCTTTGCCCGTGACAAGCGCGCGATGAAAGCTGCGGGCATGGCCCCGAAGCCCAAAGCCCCAACCCCTGCTGAGTAA
- the narJ gene encoding nitrate reductase molybdenum cofactor assembly chaperone, with protein MKTYHALSALLTYPTPELQAAVSEIGQVLCDEGLLHASQRAKLEPLLHELEQGDIYDLQERYVLQFDRARTLSLNLFEHIHGEGRDRGGAMVDLLETYRAGGFDLVGPELPDHLPVLLEFLSTQPPEQAREILADAGHILVALAERLARRESAYAAVLAALVTLAQVDTSPEAEALLSEKDDDPEDLEALDAVWEEAMVTFGPDPNAGCPISRDILAKMDMPAAPRTVAPGQM; from the coding sequence ATGAAAACATATCACGCACTTTCCGCCTTGCTAACCTATCCGACCCCGGAATTGCAGGCAGCGGTTTCTGAAATCGGGCAGGTCCTCTGTGACGAAGGCCTGCTTCATGCCAGCCAGCGGGCCAAGCTGGAACCGCTTCTGCATGAACTGGAACAGGGCGACATCTATGATTTGCAGGAACGCTATGTCCTGCAATTCGACCGCGCGCGTACGCTGTCGCTGAACCTGTTTGAACACATCCACGGGGAAGGCCGTGACAGGGGCGGTGCCATGGTAGACCTGCTGGAAACCTACCGCGCGGGCGGGTTCGATCTGGTCGGGCCTGAACTGCCTGACCACCTGCCGGTTTTGCTGGAATTCCTGTCCACACAACCGCCGGAACAGGCGCGCGAAATCCTTGCCGATGCGGGTCACATCCTTGTGGCACTGGCCGAACGTCTTGCGCGGCGCGAAAGCGCTTATGCGGCGGTGCTGGCGGCATTGGTGACACTGGCGCAGGTGGACACTTCGCCCGAGGCCGAGGCGCTGTTGTCCGAAAAGGATGATGACCCCGAGGATCTGGAAGCCCTCGATGCCGTCTGGGAAGAAGCAATGGTCACTTTCGGCCCCGATCCCAATGCCGGATGCCCCATCAGCCGGGACATTCTGGCGAAAATGGACATGCCTGCCGCCCCGCGCACAGTCGCACCGGGCCAGATGTAG